The segment GTGACGCTAATAGAACGGAACTCAAAAGTTCACCACTCCTTTCGTTTGGTTAGTTGGTTAGTTTTTAGTGGTTAGTGGTTAGTATCTAGTGGTTAGTTGGTTAGTTGTTAGTCACAGCAGTTGACTCGTAAGCCTTGTTCGGCTAGTGCTTCTAACTTTTGTTTTTGGTCTGGTAGATGGTTAATCAATTGTTCGACCATTGGATAAGCCTCGTGATCTTTGTTTGCTTTATAGAAAATCCATTGCCCGCGACGCTCTTCATTGACTAAGCCAACGTCACGGAGTTTACGTAAATGTTGGCTAACAGCTGGCTGACTCATTTGAAAAAGCTCAACAAACTCACAGACACAGCATTCATCTTCAAGCACAAGTGCTATCATCGTTAAACGTGTTTTATCACCAAGAAGCTTTAATATCTTAGCAGCTGTTTCAACGGTTACGCCCGCCTCTTTCATTTCAACCACCCCTTATTCGATTCTCGTTTATTATATAAGTATATGCTTATATACGCAAATGTTAAGTTTTAACCCCCACTGCTTCAAAAGAGGCGGAGTAACTATACTCACTCCACCAACGTTCCTTCATACGAGGCAACCTTTATATGAACGAAAGTAAAAATCCACCGACAGCACCAGTGAGGACGATCACCCATGGTGGCAACTTCCAAAAGACGAGCATCGTAAATAAAACGGCTGCAAAGGCAAAGTCAAGCGCAGATAAAATCGAACTCGTCCAGATCGGGTGATAAAGTGCGGAAATGAGAATCCCAACCACCGCGGCATTCACGCCCATGAGCGCCCCTTTTACTTTTGTGTTTCGACGTAATGAATCCCAAAATGGTAACGTCCCTAAAATCAGTAAAAACGCTGGTAAAAAGATCGCCGCAGTCGCAAGTAAGCCCCCTTTCCAGCCATTAATCACTGCCCCGATGTAAGCAGCAAATGTAAATAACGGTCCAGGAACAGCTTGCGCAGCCCCGTAACCAGCAAGAAATTCTTCTTCACTTAACCAGCCTGTTGGGACAAATTCTCTCTCTAGCAATGGTAAAACGACATGGCCACCACCAAATACAAGTGAACCTGCCCGGTAAAAACTATCAAATAATGCCACCCAATTTAACGCAGTCGCTTCCCTTATAAACGGTAAGACAATTAACAAGCCAAAAAATAGCGTTAAGCAAATCGCCCCAAAGCGACGACTAAGTGGGAAGTGCGCCTTTGACGCTTTGTCGTCAATCGTTTGCTGACGATATAATAGAAAGCCGACAAATCCAGCTAAAAGAATGACACCGACTTGCGTAAACGCGGTTTGCCACAGTAACGTGATCACAAGTGCACAGACGGCGATTGTCCTGCGCTGTACATCTGGTGTTAAATTTTTTGCCATTCCCATAATCGCATGAGCAACGACGACAACAGCCACAATTTTTAAACCGTGAATCCAACCAGCATCCGTAAAACCGACCGAATGAAGCAAAAGGGCAAATAAAATAAGTGCAATCACCGATGGTAATGTGAACCCTAAAAAGGATACAATCCCACCTAAAACCCCAGCTCGCATAACGCCAATCCCAATCCCAACCTGACTACTTGCAGGTCCGGGTAAAAATTGACATAATGCAACTAAGTCAGCATAACTTTTTTCATCCAGCCACTTTCTTCGCTGAATGTATTCATGATGAAAGTAGCCAAGATGTGCCACTGGCCCACCAAACGACGTAAACCCGAGCCTCGTTGAGATGAGAAAAATCTCGACTAACCGTTTCCACGTACTTTCTGTTTGTTCGTTCATACATCACCCATCCTTCTTTTTTCATCCACAACAAATGCCTTTTCTTGTTGCAGTCAAAATCGTAACAAATGATAAGCATATAAACAATTGCTTATATACAAATTTAATAATATCTTTACAAAAATCAAGTGCATCGGTTTGCAATCATTTGTATAATGAGGGCACGAAAGATTCCCTTTCTTTACCATCCCTTTTTTCAAAAATTTTTATGCTGCTGAAGGTGGGGTACTATTGGAAATAAAAACAATCATCGCGATTGCTATTGGCGCAGCGGTCGGTACGATTGCGCGTTACAGCTTAAACATCTATACATTAGCTGCCGGCTATCCGATCGGAACGGTGATTGAAAACCTAGTCGGTAGTCTTTTACTCGGGTTTCTTACCGGATTTTTTATTCACCATATTCCTAAAGACTGGCTAAAAGCGGGGCTCGGTGTCGGTCTTTGCGGAGGATTTACGACGATGTCAACACTCGCCGCTGATACACTACTGATTTATAATCAGATGAACGTCTTCCAGTCCCTGCTTTATGTTCTCGTATCGTTTGGTGGTGGGGTAGCTTTTGCAATTCTTGGTTACTTAATAGGTGACAAAGCTGGCGCCCGAAATAACGAACGAAAGGTGGCGCGCTCATGAACATACTACTATTAGCTTTAGGCGGTTCACTTGGGGCAGTTGCTCGTTATTTGCTCGGACTTTTATTCATGAAGACTTTTCCAAAGCCACCAATTCCGATTGCGATGCTTATCGTCAATCTGATCGGCTCACTTGGTCTCGGTTTATTTTTTGGACTTTATTTTGCTGATATTCCACTAGGCGCTTATGATGATTCTCTTTATCTATTTCTAGGTATTGGCTTTTTCGGTGCGTTCACAACGTTTTCAACGTTTAGTACAGAAGCGATGCAGTTGTTGCGTGACAAAAAAACGAAGGGCTTTGTGCTCTACAGCATGATTTCAATCATCGGCTCGATTTTTGTGTTTGCTGTCGCATTTATGATTAGTGCACTAATGGTTTCATAATCTCCTCTTTGTATTTTCCATTCTGAGGCGGTGCGCACTCTTTACCAACAAAAAAACAGGGCATCTCAAAAGGTCATATTCCCTTTTGAGATGCCCTATCATCCTCAAGAAGTTATAGTTCACGCACGACAGTTATCATTCTGGAATCATATAGCCGTAACTTTCCATGATCGGCGTACCGACCGGTCCAAAAATAAACGCAATAAAATCAGATGCAAGCGGTTCTTTCTCAGTTCGCTCAATGACGGCAATCGTTTGCTCGATCGGCTCATGCAGTTCTTCATCGAGTTCATAAAAATTCACGCTATCCTCATCTGTAAGTGAACGAGCGATAATTGCCACTTCCGCATTACCGGTTTCGATGTAGTTTAACGTATCGGTAATGTTTCTCCCATAAACGAGCTTACTCTCGATTTCTTCATAAACCCCTGCCGATTGCAGCGCCTGTTTCGCAGCTAAACCGTATGGTGCATGAGCTGGATTCGCAATCGCAATTCGCTCGACTTCCGGTAGAAGCAAATCACCTGGCGTTTCGACCCCTGGTGCATGAACAGTTGTTGCTAAACCGATGCGTCCGAACGCATACGTTTGCAACGTTTCACTAATGAGCAGATTGTTTTCATCTAAGTTTTCGATAAAACCCCGATTAGCAGCCGCAAACACATCAAACGGTGCACCATTTTCAATTTGATCAGCCAACTGCCCAGTCGATCCAAAGGTAAATGTCACCTTTGTCCCCGTTTCTTCTTCAAAGCGTTCACCAAGTTCAGCAAATGCAAGCGCTAATCCTGACGCCGCCGCTACTCTTAACTCAGGTTGTTCCTCGTCAGACGTAGAAGGCGGTGTGGAGGTCCCCCCTCCACAGCCTGCAATCACCAAGGTGAACAATAAGACAGTGGCATGTAACATACTTTTTTCTATTGTTTGTCTCATAAACTTTTTTACTCCTATTCACTCTATTCCTTCAAAACACTAGGTTCGTTATATGCAGCATGCGGACCATGGTTCGTTATTTCATGGAAAACTAGCTAACTGGCACTTTGAGAGGACCCTAGTTCCGCTATTCACTACATCTTAACCTAATTCCACGCAACTTTGCTCAAATAGCGGAACGAGAGTCCGGTTCCTAGTGATCATATGCCATTTTCGTACAAATAACGGACTAAGGGTCCACTTCACCTGCACTGGAAACATACAACCAGTTGCTCACCAGCACTCAAATCATCGTAAATTCGAACCCCTGATCTCTCACCTTATCAATTATCTCAGGCAGTACTGTGACCGTTTGTGCTAGCTCATGTAAGAGAATGATTGAACCACCTCTCACATGATTGGCAACGTTACAAATGATTTGACTTGGGTCTGCTTTTAATTCCCAATCATAAGATGAGATGTCCCACATCACTGGGGTTAACCCAAGTTGCGAGATTGCAGCCATCGTATCTTCATTATACCTGCCAAATGGTGGCCTAAAATAACGAACCGGCTCACCAGTGATCGCTTCAATTTGCTTGACGCTCGATTTGACCTGCTCATATTGTTGCTGTCGGTCGAGCTTCACTAAGTTTTTATGGTTATGAGCGTGCGAGCCGATTTTATGTCCTTCCGTTAACACTCGCTGCCACGGTCGTTGATCATGTAGCAATCGTGATTGCCAGAAAAAAAGTGCCGGAACAACTTTTGCTTGTAAAAGGTCTAAAATTTCATCTAAATACCGACTTGGTCCATCATCAAACGTAAGGACCACCTCATGTTCACTCGGTCTGACTTGATTGATATTTTTCAACCAACGACTATCTTGAAGATCGTACACGACCCCTTGATTAACTACTCATGGACTCTGATGCATAATTACACCCCTGTTTCAAATCGAATTCCCCCTCTCAATTCTATTATAAACCGTACGCCATCTAATTCCAAAGCCTCACTTCTTTTATAAATAAACAGCCTCCTCCCATCCTTGAACCTACCTCTCCTTCTTCAGGGCCTTTCCCACTACCTTCTATCAAAGGCGGTGCGAGTAAGCGTACTTCTCTGAACACTCTCCACTGTTCGCGCACTCCGCCCCTTGTCCCATCCTCGAACCTACCTCTCCTTCTTCAGGGCCTTTCCCACTACCTTCTATCAAAGGCGGTGCGAGTAAGCGAACTATCTCTGAAACTCTTCACTGTTCGCGCACTCCGCCCCTTGTCCACTATTAAAAACGCGAATACTTAAACGTATCCGCGTCGTTAGCAAAGGTTATTCACTCTCACATTGCTTTTTCATCCGTTCCTCTTGATCAAGAGATTGGAAAAAGACTTCAAAAGTCGTTTTTGGATCTGCTTGAATCTTAGCTACATACTTGTCCTTAGCATCATCAGGTAAGTGCTCACTTTTTGTGATCCGATCGATGATATACTCACGGCTCAGTTGCTGAATCTCTTTGTTTTTATGTAGCGATTCCTTATACAATGCTACACCTAGGGCCCCTAATAACGAAAACAGTAAGACGAAGATGGTTAGTCCACTCGTCCCTGTACCAAAAATGAGGTAGTACAAATTAATGATTGAAAAAGAAATCATCGACATCGATAAAAAGATGAAAATCGTACTCTTTTTTACAGCTGGTGCGATCAATTTCTGAATTTTTTCAAGTTCATTTCTCGTATATCTAGGAAATTTATTTATATTGAAAGAAAGCATCTTATCACCTCTTGAGGTTTATCCATTTCTCTATCAATCTTTGTATCTAACTCATATGCTCATTACGCATAAGTCAGCTTCACACGCTTACAGACCGTTGCATTTACTCCTTGATCTTGTAATAGCTTTACAATCTCTTCCATTGATTTTCTTTTTTTCACATGATCAATTTTATCTGTTGTTGATTTACTATCATAATTCCTATCACTGAAATTCGTGTACACCATCATTCCTAGCACCTCATCCAGTTGTTTTATAGTTTCATTATAAAATTGAAGTATGAACTGAATATGAACTCCAAGACACCGAACCTAAAAACAGTCAAGTGCGTCGCACCAAAAACGACCAACCTTAAGGCTGATCGTCTCCTTCACTCTTAATCGGAATTGTCACCGTAAATGCCGAACCGACACCTGCTTTACTCTGTACAGAAATCGAACATCCGTGTAGGTTTAATATTTTTCTTACAATCGAAAGCCCAAGTCCATTTCCTTTAACCGCACTGCTACGTGCTTGATCGACCTTATAAAATCGTTCATAGAGATGAGGAATGTCTTCTTCTGGTATTCCTTTTCCCGAATCTTTAATGGTGACATTAAGCTCTTCATCATCACTTTCAAGCAAAATCTCAACAGTCCCATCTTCTTCTGAATACTTAATCGCGTTCGTAATAAGATTTAGCCAGACTTGTTCAAATAAATCTTGATCCGCATACACCTCATGTGCTGCTAGCTCTAAGTTGATGTGAATATTTTTTTCACTCCAGAGCGGCTCGGTAGCAACGACCGTTCGTCTAATTTGTTCATCAATCCGATACGTTTCCGGGTGATACGGATGATGCTCTGAGTCAAGCGAGGCGAGCTGCAATAAGTTTTCACCTAAGCGCGAAAGCCGGTCTGATTCCTGATAGATGATATCCAAATACTCTTTTTGATGTTCCTTTGGAATGACATCATCTCGCAACGCTTTTGTGAACCCTTTGATCGATGTCAGTGGCGATTGAATTTCATGAGAGACATTACTCACAAAGTCATCTCTCATTTTATCGATTTTTCCTAATTCAGATGCCATATGATTAAAATTCGTAATCAATTCACCAATCTCATCTTTGTTTTTACTTTTTAGACGTACGTTAAAATCTCCCGTTGCTACCTTTTGTGCTGCGCTCGATAACTTCTTGATTGGCGTGACGAAATAGCGAGAGGCGAATAAAATTAACCCACTTCCGATCAATAAGACAAGAAAGAGCGCCACTAATGTAATCCGTTTTAACGTGTTCACTTCCTCACCATAATTAAAGGTGACAAATAAAGCATACGGTTCATTGTTAATTGTAATTGGAATCCCTAGTACTCTAGTCTCTTCACGTTCTGCATACGGCAGAGCAACCGGTGAATCATGCGGTGAATGCACGACTTGCTGCGCAACATCCCGAGCGACGGTAAACGTAGGAAACGTCCCGGTGTAGTTTTCACCTTGCTCATTGACGATTAAAATTTCAAGGTTAAGCTCACGTAACGTGTCAACGAGGTCAGGCATTTTATCGTGCTCTGTGATTTCAACCAGATCAACAACCTGTGATGTAACATTGTGAACTTCCTCTTCGAATATGACCTCTTGGTGAAAAAACAATGATGTTATAAAATAGGAAGCCACCAAACTTAATAAAACAACACTAATAAATGTTGCCACAATGCGGAGATAAAGACTTCTTTTCATCACTTACATCTCCTCAAGACGATACCCTAATCCCCTCACGGTTGAAATTGTTACTTCCGGGAACACAATTAGCTGTTCGCGTAACCGTTTTATATGGACATCAACCGTTCGTTCATCGCCTTCATAATCATAGCCCCAGATCTTCTCGATCAGCTGAGCACGTGTAAATATTTTTCCTGGTGAACTAGCAAGCGTAAACAACAGCTCGCACTCCTTCTTTTTCAATGTCAACGATTGCTTGTGTGATTGAACGACAAGACGCTCAATATCAATCGTAATCGAACCGACTTTGACGACTTTGTCAGAGGCCACATTGTAACGCTTTAACAACGCTTTCACACGCAAAATCAGCTCAACAGGATCGAACGGCTTAACTAAATAATCATCCGTCCCAGCGTTAAAGCCCTTCACCTTATCCTTTGATTCACCTTTTGCCGTCACCATCAAAATCGGAATGGTTAAAAATGAACGAATATCTTCGGTTAGCTCAACCCCATCAACACGAGGCATCATCACGTCAACAATCGCTAAATCCACTTGTGTATGCGCAAGCAGGTCTAACGCTTCCTCGCCATCTTCTGCTTCTATTACCTTGTAATGGCTGTTTTCAAGGTATACCTTCATTAATTTTCTAATATGTGCATCATCATCAACCACTAAAATCGTATTCATATTCCTTCCCCCTAGCCTAAAGCTTGTACGAAACGAATAGGAGTTTGACTGAACCCCTTCCACTTTACCATTATCACCACTTTTTCTTCAGACTAGCAAGCATTTATGAACTAGACATGAACTAGAATCACAAAAAAATCAACTTGTACAGCTTATGGTTCTAAAAACTCTAATCAGTCAATGGATGTATAATTTTTCCGATTTAAACGGAAGATAACGATAGCACAAATAGGTAGGAGGAAAATCGATGAATAACAATCATGACGTAGAGTTAATGAGAGAATTAACTGAAACCCAAGGTCCACCAGGCTTTGAAGACAGAGTTTATCATGTAATGAAAAAGCATATTTCAGAACATACACAATCAATTGATCACGATAATTTAGGTAGTATCGTTGGTAAACTAGGCAACGGTGACCCTAAAATCCTAGTAGCAGGACATTTAGACGAGGTTGGCTTTTTAGTCAGTGCGATTACTGATGAAGGCTTTCTCCGCATCAAACCACTCGGCGGTTGGTGGGGGCATGTGATGCTATCACAACGAGTCACTGTCATGACGCAAAGAGGTGATTTAACGGGCGTCATTGGCTCAAAGGCTCCTCACGTCCTCACACTTGAGGAACGAAAAAAGGTCATGAAGATTAGTGATATGTTTGTTGATATCGGAGCAACAAGTCGTGAAGAGGCTGAGAAGTTCGGTGTTGCTGTCGGTGATCCTGTAGCAACGATTTGTCCGTTTGAAGTCCTCCCTAACCAGAACATGCTTCTCGCTCGCAACTGGGATAATCGAGCCGGTTGTTACATCGCACTAAAAGTGTTAGAGCGCTTAAGACATGAACATCTTCCTAACACGCTTTATTCGGGGGCTACGGTCCAAGAAGAAGTCGGCTTACGCGGGGCGGAAACATTGGCACATATGATCAATCCTGACATCGCCTTTGCCTGTGATGTAGGCGTTGCCGAAGACACACCAGGTATGAAACGAGAAAATGGCTATCTAAAATTAGGAAAAGGCCCGATCTTAGGGTTTATGGATCGTTCGATGGTTCCACACCGTAAGCTACGACAAATGGTCGTCAATACCGCTAAAGAATTTTCGATTCCATATCAAATCGATATTATGGATGGCGGCGGAACCGATGCAGGCAAATTCCATCTTGCTCATCGAGGTGTCCCGACCATGGTCGTCAGTGTACCTGCTCGTTATATTCATAGCCATGTATCGATCGTCCATAAAGAAGATCTTGACCATGCCGTCGAACTTTTAGTGAAAGTGATCCAACGGCTCGATAACAAAACCGTTGAAGAGTTAAAAGGCCTATAAGAGACTTTTCAAAAGGGGTGTTTTTCCCCGTTTGAACAGACTTGAAGACAAAGCGAAACCGCTGATATTTAAAAGCTTGCTAGGAGTGTTTTTCCCTAGCAGGCATACAGCGAGTGAGCCATGGCAAAGAACTTCCTTCAAACACAACAAAAGGGCTGTCTCATAGCCAAGCGCTGTCACAGGCACGATTGTTGAGCATCATAATACATCGTGCACTGAGGTGAGCAGTCACTTGGGAGACAGCCCCTTATTTGTCGATCATCTTGACGACGTTATTTTCTCTTACTTATGAATACAGCAATAACAATTGCTACTAATACGACAACGATGAAGATCACCATTAGATTCGAGCCCGTTGTTGTCCCTTCTTCATCACTGCTTTCTTCAACTTCTTCTACAAGATCCGCTTGATCCACTTCTTCATCTGTTGCCGGTGGATCTACTAGCTCTTCTTCTTCCTGTTCTTGTACTTCAGGGCGCTCAACTGTAAACGAGAATTCTCCTTCTGTTATATGCGTGTCCTCTCCGAGAGCTGTCCAGTTCACTTGATAATGGCCATTCTCAAGCGCACCGGGAAGAATGACTTCCATATGGGGACTATCAATTTCCACGCCTTCGATCGCTACCTCTCCGCCATCCTCATCAATGATCTCAACCGTACTTGCTGCTTCTATCCCTGCATCAAATGTTAGTAGAATGGTCCCCAACTCTTCTTCCACTACTTCACCATTTGCTGGGTTCGAAGATTCTAAATGGGAATGGGCAAAAATGGTGTTAGGAATTGCGAAAAGAACCATCAGTGCTGTCATTATAAGCAATGCTTTTTGTGTCATACTTCTTCCTCCTACTCTATGAAATAGATCATAGATAACTTACCATTAATTCAACCATACGTATAGAAACTATCCTCCTTTTTCACAGAGTCTGTTCAAATAGGAGTGGTTTTTCCTTTTTTGAACACGCTCTTACAGTATTGTCACACCTTCAATGACACTGAGATTGATATAAAAAAGGATGCGATTGCTCCTAACAATCACATCCTTTTCGTTTTTTTATCATAGAAATTCACCATTTACAATTTTCAATTCTTATTATCAATTAACAATGGTTCTATCATTGGCATCATCAGCTTATCCACCATGCGCTCGACATAAGCACGATCAAAGGGTTGTCCAATGAATACACTTCGATAAGTGATTAAGGCTGGTCCAATATCAGCAAGTAGATCCAGCTCAGCCTCTGTCAATGTAACGCCTCTCTTTAAAAACGGTTGAACAATCTGCTCAATCGCCTGTCGGTGACGCCAGTAGAAATCATTTTTCAACTCTTTTTCGATTTTCTCATTTGAAGAAGCTGCGGCATAAATCGCAGTCATTGTGTTTTGGTAGTGATCATTGCCACATTGAAAAATAAAGGAAAGCATATCGATCAATTGCTCACGTAGCCCTTTTTTTCGGTTTAATCTCTCCTCTAACTTTTCAAACGGACTAATAAAGGATGCAGCATCAATAACAAGCTCCGTTTTCGAAGACCAACGTCTGTAAATCGTCGCCTTTCCGACCTTTGCCTTTGCTGCTACAGCGTCTATCGTCAACGCCTCGAATCCATTCTCCGCCAATAAATCGAGCGTCGCTGTGAGAATGACTTCATTACGAGACAAATCAAGAGGTCTCCCGCGTTTCATTTCATCTTTTTGCGTCGACATAGGCGTTTACACCATCTTTCATCAGACTCTGCTTAAAACCTGCCTTCATTTTATCATTACAAACCCTTTTTTACAAATACGGAACTGTTGCGTTTCATAATTGATGATGATAAGATAACTTAGCGAAACGAGAGCGTTTCGTATTTAATATATTGGAGGAGAATGCCATGGCTACTACAGTTCAAGATAACGAAGCAGCTAGTAATACGAGTACATCAGAGGGGAATCCGATTCCACTCTTAGCTGTCTTGCTTTCAGGCGCATTCGTCGCCATTTTAAGCGAAACAATTTTAAATGTTGCCTTGAACGCGATTATGGCTGATTTTGGAGTTGCTTCTAGTACAGTACAATGGCTTGTGACTGGCTATATGCTTGTGATTGGAACGTTAATTCCGATATCGGCTTATTTTATGCAACGCTTTACGACACGCCAGCTATTTATTACAGCGATGTCTTTATTTACGATAGGAACAGTGATCTCCGGTGTCAGCCCGGTCTTTGCCGTGCTATTAATTGGTCGTTTGACACAGGCTGTCGGTACCGCCATTATGATTCCATTATTGATTAACGTCATTCTTACCGTTATTCCGATCGAACGTCGCGGCGCAGCGATGGGAATGGTTGGGCTTGTTATTATGTTTGCCCCGGCCATTGGACCAACTGTTTCAGGACTCATTGTTGAAAACTTCACGTGGCGTTGGTTATTTTATTTCATTTTACCGATTTCACTTGCTTCCCTATTGTTTGGGATGAAAGTATTAACGAATATTTCTGAGACATCTAAACCAAAGCTTGACGTGATATCGTTTTTATTATCAATGCTCGGATTCGGTGGGATCGTCTATGGCTTTAGTGCAGCTGGAAAAGGGGACGCGAGCTTTGCCGATCCACTCGTGTTTTCATTTTTACTTGTTGGGTTCATATCTTTAGGATTGTTCAGTTGGCGCCAGTTAAAGCTCGAAACACAACTACTCGATATTCGCGTGTTCCGTTATCCGATGTTTTTACTAGGGCTCGTGATGATCATGCTTGTGATGATGACGATGTTTGCGATGATGCTCGTATTGCCGATCTATATGCAAGGAGCTCTTCTTTTTAGTGCGATAACGGCGGGGATCGTAATGCTTCCGGGTGGTTTATTGAACGGGGCGATGTCGCCGATTATGGGACGCCTCTTTGACCGATTTGGTCCAAGACCGTTATTGATTCCTGGAACGATCATTCTTGCTGTTATTGTCTTTACTTATCGCTATACTCTTCCAGGGATTCCAGTTTGGATTGTGATTGTCCAACAGGCGATCCTCATGCTTGCTGTCGCGATGATTATGATGCCTGCACAAACAAACGGCTTGAATCAACTTCCACAAGAGCTTTACCCGCACGGAACAGCGATTATGAACACGTTGATGCAAGTATCTGGTGCAATCGGTGCTGCCTTGTTTATCTCGGTCATGGAAACAGGTCAACAAGGCTACTTAGATAACAACGGGATCGCTAATCCAACCGGAGAAGAGGCAATCGCCGCTCTTACTTTCGGTTCACAGCAAAGCTTTTCAACCGGCTTTTACATGGCGTTGGCAACGGTTGTGCTTGCACTGCTTGTTCGTAGGAGCAAGCAAGAAACCATGAAAGTCAATTAAACTATAAAAAAAGTAGGCTCCCTCAAT is part of the Desertibacillus haloalkaliphilus genome and harbors:
- a CDS encoding MDR family MFS transporter, with the translated sequence MATTVQDNEAASNTSTSEGNPIPLLAVLLSGAFVAILSETILNVALNAIMADFGVASSTVQWLVTGYMLVIGTLIPISAYFMQRFTTRQLFITAMSLFTIGTVISGVSPVFAVLLIGRLTQAVGTAIMIPLLINVILTVIPIERRGAAMGMVGLVIMFAPAIGPTVSGLIVENFTWRWLFYFILPISLASLLFGMKVLTNISETSKPKLDVISFLLSMLGFGGIVYGFSAAGKGDASFADPLVFSFLLVGFISLGLFSWRQLKLETQLLDIRVFRYPMFLLGLVMIMLVMMTMFAMMLVLPIYMQGALLFSAITAGIVMLPGGLLNGAMSPIMGRLFDRFGPRPLLIPGTIILAVIVFTYRYTLPGIPVWIVIVQQAILMLAVAMIMMPAQTNGLNQLPQELYPHGTAIMNTLMQVSGAIGAALFISVMETGQQGYLDNNGIANPTGEEAIAALTFGSQQSFSTGFYMALATVVLALLVRRSKQETMKVN
- a CDS encoding TetR/AcrR family transcriptional regulator, whose translation is MSTQKDEMKRGRPLDLSRNEVILTATLDLLAENGFEALTIDAVAAKAKVGKATIYRRWSSKTELVIDAASFISPFEKLEERLNRKKGLREQLIDMLSFIFQCGNDHYQNTMTAIYAAASSNEKIEKELKNDFYWRHRQAIEQIVQPFLKRGVTLTEAELDLLADIGPALITYRSVFIGQPFDRAYVERMVDKLMMPMIEPLLIDNKN